TGCTGCATGACACCTCTATAGGGTTCTCAGTTTTTTAGGGGGCTTTTTATGCAGAATTTACAAAAATTTACATAAAAACCGATAAATGTAAATTTTTATGACAAAATCCGGGGGTTTTGCATAAAAACCTAGGGATTTTTCTGAGAGATCTAATGAAGGCTTCATGAAGTCTTGGCGATTTTAGCGTTCCCTAGGAGATTCATCCCATGATTTTAATTCGCGATATTGTCCAGCAAACCCTGATGAGTGGATATCTCTCACGTACCCACGAAGAGCAACTTCGGTATCTTCTCCAATGTACGCGCTACGGACTAGAAGATATTCAAGCCTTTCACCAGCTCCAGCAGGGGGTTTTAAACGGGAAGGTGGAACAAGAGTCTCGCAGTGCCTCTAGGGTTGCTGGTTAAACTCTTGTTTTGTCCCAGTGAAGCGATCGTAGAGAGCGCGATGGCGCGATAGTCCATATTCGTCGTTGCGCGTTTCATATTGCTTGACCCAATCAACGAGAACTTCAAGCATCGCCTGTTGGTCTTCGGGGGCAGCAAATTTTTCCGGTTCCCAAGGGCGTTGGTAACAGTTACGGACACAGGTTTCGATACCTGGATTGAGAAAACGCAGTTCGGTGCAGTAGGGTAAGGCGGCTTCGACTAAATCAGCGTAGCAGCCTTCAATTACCCATTGTTCATGTTCTTGAATAAACGAGAGCAATAGGGCAATACTTTCATCCAGGGGTTTTCTTTCGGGCCCTGGGTTCCAGGCAATTTCATCTAGGGATAAGCGAGTAATGGCCCGATCGCCAATTAAGCGACGAGCCATGGTGGTTTTGCCTGCACCCGCGTTACCCAGCAGAATCATTCTCATTCTTCGACTTGCCAGAGTTGTTTGGTAAATTCTGGGTCTAGGATACGATGGGGGCGCATGATTAAAACCAGTTGAGCCAAAAGGGGATGATCGGGTTCAGTTTCTGACCATTGCAGTTCCAGTTGACCCCCGATGTTGACCAAAAAATAGCGATCGCTATGCCATTCTCGTTCCTGGCGATCGACTAAAATTAAAACCGTTTCTGAATTCTGCGATAGGGATTGGGGCAATTGTTCGCTGTTGGCTAACAGAGCTACCGGATCGCCCATTCCCCGAATCACCGGCCATCCAGGAACTGCCACAAAGGCCGAATTTCCCTCGCTACGAACCACGCCAAAGGGTTCAAGGGGTTCGATAAAGGGTACAGCTTTCCAATCATCGAAACTGAGGGGAAATTGACCGACCACCGGAATCACGCGGGGAGATTCATCCACCGATTCCAGGCGATATACCGGCAATCTGGGGGCGCTTTTTTGAGGAACGACGGTAAAATCCGTCAGCAGATGTTCCAGATGTTGGCGAGCTGTCGCACTGTGAGCATACCGCAATCCTTTAGCAATCAGCCGCGATCGCTCTTGAATATCTTTGTGTTGCCGCGCACTTTTCCAGCATTGATGGGCCATGATATCTCCCGGATGCTGAGAAAAGCCTTCGCTGGGGGAACTGTTGCCAGAGAAGTCTTTGATCGCTCTGGCCAGTTCGTGGGCCTGATCGGCATCCAGGTTCTGCTCTAAGCTAAACTCGGCTGCTGCCACCCGTTGGGGTTGGCTGAGGATGCGAAACTCATAGAGAAGATCTGAGCCTTTTTGGTTATAGTGCGATCGCACATTTTCGTTAATCTCCCCCTTGACTAAACTGGTGTAAACTTGAGCCGCCACCATCACCTGATTTTGTTGTACCGGTTCAAATCCCGTTTCTTCAAAAATGCGATCGGGTTGATATCCCGCCTTTTGCAATTGGCTACAAGCGTGTCCCCAGTCAACCCATGTACCTTGTTTGCGCCGCAGTTGCAGCAACAAGGCCTCTGCATCAATGGGTTCGGCATTAGGGGCTGAATAGGGGGAATAACTCATGGCCGTAACTCTTCACTCGATAGTCCTTTGATTACTTTATCGCTTTCTGGGGGGCGATCGGCCTAGGAGGATATCAATTTTCAGTCTAGCTCTTGACAAACGATTCGGAATCAAGGCATACTGTTAAATGCACTTCGGGGCTATAGCTCAGTTGGTAGAGCACCTCAATGGCATTGAGGGGGTCACCGGTTCGAGTCCGGTTAGCTCCATTCCCCGATGGGCAATGGTTCCCCCGCTTGATTTGATTGGGTTCCCCGAATCTATCTTATTTTGCTATTTGTTCCAATTTCGTGCCAGTTTCAGGGGATTTTTAGGCGTTATCCCAATGGACGTAACGGGACTCGAACCTGTGACCTCCACGATGTCAACGTGGCGCTCTAACCAACTGAGCTATACGTCCGCAACTCAGGTAATATAGCACAATTTAGCTCATAGATCAAGAATCTCAACATTTTTACCCCCTGAGCAATAGAAACCAGATCGAGGTGTCCAACTGGCAAAAGATAAGATAAGGTACGTCAAGAGTAGAAGCAAGGAAACTCGACCATGGAATCAAAAATTGATTGTGCCAAAG
This genomic interval from Roseofilum capinflatum BLCC-M114 contains the following:
- a CDS encoding RuBisCO accumulation factor 1, with protein sequence MSYSPYSAPNAEPIDAEALLLQLRRKQGTWVDWGHACSQLQKAGYQPDRIFEETGFEPVQQNQVMVAAQVYTSLVKGEINENVRSHYNQKGSDLLYEFRILSQPQRVAAAEFSLEQNLDADQAHELARAIKDFSGNSSPSEGFSQHPGDIMAHQCWKSARQHKDIQERSRLIAKGLRYAHSATARQHLEHLLTDFTVVPQKSAPRLPVYRLESVDESPRVIPVVGQFPLSFDDWKAVPFIEPLEPFGVVRSEGNSAFVAVPGWPVIRGMGDPVALLANSEQLPQSLSQNSETVLILVDRQEREWHSDRYFLVNIGGQLELQWSETEPDHPLLAQLVLIMRPHRILDPEFTKQLWQVEE